The Rubricoccus marinus nucleotide sequence TGCCGATCAGTTTGCTAGCGCCCCGCTGCCAGCCCCGCTCGCCGACAGCTTGCTCGCCGCCTTCGCGTCTCAGGCCATCGTCGACAGCGTGCGCGCGGCCTTTGTGCGCAACTACGACCGCGACAACACGGTCGCCGCTATCGAGGTGCTCACGGATCCAGTCCTCCGGCCTTTGCTCGATATCCAGCAGTCCATGGCAAGCGCCGAGGCTGGGGAGGAGATGGTCTCCGTGCTCGCGAACCCGAGCGCCTACGACCTCGCCGATAGCCTAACCGTCGCGCGGCTCGTGAGCTCTACCGGCATGGCTGAGACCTCGTACGAGTCCTCGCGCAAGATGACGATCGCCATGATGTCTGCTATGCCCAGTGGCGCCCAAGATGTCGCGTTCGGTGGAAAGTCCGTCGAGGAACAGGTCGACTCCGTGCTGGGCGCGCAGTTCGAAGGGTTTCAGAGCACCATGATCACCTCGTCGCGCTACGCCTACCGCGACGTTCCGCCAGAAGCCGTCACGCGCCTTGCGGACTTTTACGCCTCTCCCGCCGGGCAATACCTCTTGACCGTTTCGCACGAAGGGACCGAAGCGGGCATGGAGCCTTTGTATGGACGCCTCGCTCAGCTGTTCGAGGTGATGTTCGACGCCTCTGGCGGGGGCCAATGACAGCGCCCGAGCGCGAAAACGTACCGGACGTCTCTGGCGCTGATGCACTCCCGCCAGAGGCGCTCAGCCCCGAGGAGGACGCCCTGCTCTATGGCCACGACCTGACCGAGCGGATCGTCGCGCTCCACCCCGTCGGGCCGGGCACAATGCGCGTGTACCGCCGCACACCAGAGGACGCGGTGACGTGGGAGGACGAGCGCTACCACCCGTTCTTCCTGCTGGACGACATCGACCTGCTCAAAGGCTTCCCGCGTGACCGTTTCCAGTTTCAGCCTCTGGCGGGCTCCAACGCCTACCAGTGGCTTGTCGTCTTTCCGGACGCCGGGAGCTACTGGGACGCGCGGCGGCACATCCAGCAGGCGAGCGACACGCAGAAGGAGCGCCCGGACGCCATCTACTTCGTGGGTGGCCCGGAACAGCAGTACCTGATGCAGACTGGCCGGACGCTTTTCAAGGGCATGGAGCTCCACGACCTCCACCGGCTCCAGTTCGACCTGGAGGTGTACTCCGAGCGGGGCTTCCCGCAGGCCGAGGTACCCGAGCACCGCATCATCCTCGTAGCGCTGAGCGACAACCGCGGGTGGAGCCGCGTTGTGGGCGGCCCGCTCATGGACGAGCAAAGCGTTCTGGAAGAAACGCTGGAGCTGATGCGCGAGCGCGACCCCGACGTGATCGAAGGCCATAACGTCTTTGGCTTCGACCTCCCCTACCTCGCCGCGCGTTGCCGTCGCCACGGCGTGCCTCTGGCGCTCGGCCGCGACGGAAGCGAGCCGCGGAGCTTTCCGAGTTCGATGCGCTTTGCCGAGCGGCAGATTGAGTTCGAGGCCGTCGAGATCGCCGGCCGCCACATCGTGGACACACTGTTCCAGGTGATGAGCTTCGACGTGTTCTCGCGCGACCTGCCCAACTACACGCTGAAGGGCGTCGCCAAGTACTTCGGCTTCGCGCCAGAGGGCCGCACGTACATCGAGGGCGAGGACATCGCGCAGACGTGGCGCGAGGACCCACAACGCCTCATCGACTACGCGCTGGACGATGTGATCGAGACGGCTGCCATCGCGGAGCACTTGAGCGGGAGCACCTTCTACCTCACCCAGATGGTGCCGATGCCGTACGGCCAGTGCGCGCGGAGCGGGCCGGCGTCGAAGATCGAAAGCCTGTTCGTCCGCGGCTACCTGCACGCGCGCCACAGCGTGCCCCGCGCCGAGGCCGGCAGCCAGATCGTGGGCGGCTACACCGACGTGTTCATGACCGGCGTCGTCGGCCCCGTCGTCTACGCCGACGTCGAGAGCCTGTACCCGTCCATCATGCTCAACTACGGCGTGCAGCCCCGCCGCGACGCGCTCGGCATTTTCCCACGCCTGCTCCAGCGCCTCACCGACCTCCGATTCGTCACTAAGCGCGCCATGCGCGAGGCCTCTGGCGAGAACGAGACGCGCGAACTGGACGCGCGCCAAACCGCCTACAAGAACATCATCAACTCGTTCTACGGCAACATGGGCTTCGGCTTCGCGGCCTTTAACGACTTCGCCGAAGCCGACCGCGTGGCGGCCACAGGCCAGAAGCTATTGCGGCAGATCATGGCGCTGATCCGCGATCGCGGCGGCCGCATCGTCGAGGTGGACACCGACGGCGTCCTGTTCGTCCCCCCGCCAGAGGCCCAATCCGCCTCTGGCGACGCCGAGCGCGCGTTCGTCTCGGCTCTCTCCGAGAAGATGCCCGAGGGCATCCGCATCGGCTTCGACGGCCGATTCGAGCGGATGCTGTCATTCAAAAAGAAGACCTACGCGCTGCTCGGCTACGACGGAACGCTGAAGGTAAAGGGCTCCAGCTTGGTCTCGCGCAGCACCGAGCGCTTTGGCCGCCGCTTCGTGCGCCGCGCCATCGAACTGCTCCTAGCCGAAGACGTGGCCGCGCTCCACGCGCTCTACCTCAACCACCGCCAGAGGATCATCGCGCACGACTGGGACGGCGTGGCCAGCTTCCAGCGGATCGAAACGCTCAAGCAGCCTCTGGCGCGATACGAGCGCGACGTGCGCGACGGCAAACGCAACCGACCGGCCTCCTACGAGCTCGCGAAACAGCGCGCCGAGGCCACAGGCGAGCCCGTCCGCATCGGCGACCGCATCGCGTTCTACATCGCAGGGGGCGGTGGCCGTGTGTTCGAGGCCGCCAAGCTCGCGAGCGAGTGGGACCCGGCGGACCCGGACGAGGACACCGCGCACTACATCGGCCGGTTGGACCAGTTCGCGTCCAAGTTCTCGGCCTTCTTCGAGACCGACCACGCCTTCCGGCAGGTGTTTTCCGAAGAGGACCTTTTCGGCTTCGACGCCAGAGGCATTCGCCTGGCCGTACGGGAGCGGGCGCCAGAGGACGTGACGGATGACGTGCCGTTTTAGCGTAAACAGGGCTCTCTCAAACTTTCACTCGGAAGTGAAAACCGCGTCAAGGGTAGCGGCGTGTACCAACCACGCACCCGCTCCGCCTCTGGCGCGAGCGCTCGGACAAACACTTACGTCCGCTTGGGTGTCCATCGGCTACTCGCCCTCTTTGGGGCTCGGTAGTCTGTTTCACTTCCAACCCCTCCCTTCTCATGAAGACCCTTCTCTCCCTCTTTCTCGGCCTCACGCTTCTCGCAGGCTGCTCCTCCTCCAGCGAAATGGAGATGGACGCCAACGCCGGCGTGATGGTAGGCGGCTCGATGATGCTGCCCACTCAGAACCTCGTCCAGAACGCCTCTGGCGCCAGCAATCTGACCACGCTCGTCGCGGCCGTAACGGCTGCCGATCTCGGCGCGACGCTTTCCGGCCCCGGCCCGTTCACCGTGTTCGCTCCGCCGAACAGCGCCTTCGCCGCGCTTCCCGCTGGAACGGTTGACAACCTGCTGAAGGCCGAAAACAAGGCCCAGCTCACCGCTGTCCTGACCTACCACGTCGTCCCCGGCCGCCTCAGCGCCGCTGATCTCCGCGATGGCCAGATGCTGACGACCGTAAACGGCGCGCAGCTTCAGGTCCGCAAGATGGACGGCAAGGTGATGGTCGGTGGCGCAACGGTTACGCAGGCCAACGTGTACGCCAGCAACGGCGTCGCCCACGTTATCGACAAGGTCCTGCTTCCATAGTCCGCCTCCGGACCTCAGACCCAGAAGGGCGTCGCACGCGTGTGTGGCGCCCTTCTTTTATGCCGCTACGGTACGATGGTCGTCGTCACGGATGTCCGCGCAAAGGACCCGAACACGCCGAGACCGCTGTCGTTCTCGATGTTCGTCGTCACATTCGGAATCTCCCCGGGCGAGATGGTCGTCGGGTTGAACTGGACGGACTGCGTGGAGATAAACGCCACGAGCGCTGGGTCCAGCGAGTTCAGCGTAAACGTGTGCGGTCCGAAAAAGCTCACCGCCAGCCACGGGACAATTACCGTGAGCGTCCCGTCCCCGTTGCGGACGTACGACTCCTCGTTCAGCAGGGGCGACTCACCTCCCGCGATGTCCTCGGGCAGGAAATCGCAGTCGTATGCGCCATTCCCCAGCGGCTCGCAGTCGATGCCATCGATAAACGAAGCGGCGTCCGCGGTCGGGCCAAAGCGGCCCTCGACGAACTGGCGCCGGAGTCCGAAGGACTCGTCGTCCCGCTGGTACACCTCGTAGTCGTCAATGGCATCGGCGGAGATGCCAATCAGGAACACGTTCTGATCGCCGCTGGCGGCGGCGCCCGAGCGTACGCGGAAGCTCGGTCCGAGTCCGTTGAAGCCCTGGAGGTACGTCACCTCTGGCGCCACGTCCTCCGCCAGGGTTACCGCCTCTGGCGTCGTCGTGCGCGCCGTGATCAGGGGGCGGCCCGGCACGTCGGCCCTGAATGCGTACGTGCGGCCGGGCAGCGTGATCGACGTCGAATCATCGGTGACGTAACGCCCTCCCCCAATGTGCGCGTAGGCGTACTCCGCCTCTGGCGCGCCAGAGGCGTCCAGAAGCGAGATCGTGATGCTCGCGTCCGTGACCGGGGGCGTGGCGCCAGAGGTCCCGCCCAGCGCGGTCGTGCGCGAAAGCGTCACGGCGCGGAGCGGCTCGCCCACCTCGAGGATCGCGCTGACGACGATCTGCTCCTCGTAGTCGGGACCGCTGAGGTCGCAGCCCTTGGCCACGAGGAGAAGGAGCACGGCGGCGACGGCGCGCGCCAGAGGCGCGGCGGTCGGGGTCAGCCTCTGGCGGAAGGAGAAGAAGGGCGTCATCGGCTAGAAGTCGAGGCTGAACGAGACGTTCGGCAGGAAAGGAAGCTGGCGCACGAAGTCGACGGTGATGGGGTCGGTGTCGAAGTCGTAGGTCGGAAACCAGATGTTGCGGCGGCTATAGACGTTGATGGCCTGCAGCTGGAGCTCGTAATCGCCCACGCCGAAAAAGCGCCCGACGCGCTTGAAACCCACGTCAACGCGGTGGTAGGGTGGCAATCGCGCGTTGTTGAGCGCGGTGGTGTACAAGCCATCGAGCTCGCCGTCCTCTAGGAAGGGAACGTCCGAGACGGTATAGCTCGCGTCGGCGGACGTGTAGGCCTGTCCGGTCGCGTACTTGCCGACAGCGGTCGCGCTCCAGCCTTTGCCCAGGTCGTAGGAGGCCACGATGTTCAGGTCATGCAGACGGTCGTACTTGGGCGCGAAGAAGTCCTCGAAGCCGAACTCGCCGGGATAGCGGCGGCGCGTGACACCCAGCGTGTAGCCGATCAGGCCTGTGGCCCGGCCGAGCCCCTTCTCTAGCAGGATCTCCGCCCCGTACGCGTAGCCCTCGCCGACACGGAACAGCTCGTCGTAGTCCAAGCCGCTCACGTCCTGGACGCCCGGCCGCTGGTCGAACAGATCGCGCAAGAGGCGGCCGTACAGCTCCACATCCAATCGGTACGCCTTACCGACGCGGGTCTTGAGTCCGAGCACCATCTGCTCGGACTCCTGCGGCACGACGCCCTGACCGACGGTCACCCACGTGTCGAACCCGGAGAACGCTTCGTTGGAGATCAGCGAGAGGAACTGGTGGTACCGCCCGGCCGCGAGTTGGACTACGGTGTCGGAGCCGAGCTTGCGCTCGATCTGCGCCTGCGGCGAGAAGCGGAGGTAGTCCCCGCGAGAGAAGTACTGCGCGCGCAGACCGCCCGTCAAGATCCACTGTGGCGTGGGCCGGACCTTTGCCTGGACGTAGCCAGACCCGTACCCCGATGGGCTCGTAAAGTCGATCTGGACCTGCTCGTTGAAGGTCTGCTTGTAGTCCAGCCGGAAATGCCCTCCCCACGCGCCGGTCGAGACCTCCAGCTTCTCACTCGGGAGCCACTCCAGGTCCACGCGGCCAGAGTAGTCCGTGACCGTGTTCGTGTTCGTGAACTCGGTCCCGAAGACGAGCGCCTCCGGGAGCGAGAAATAGCGGCTGGCCGTCGCGCGCGTCTGCAGGAACGTCGTCTCGCCGAGGATGCGGTTGTAGGACGCCGAAAGCGTCCGGTTGCCGTAGTCGAGGTCGAACTGCGAGTTCTCACCAAACGGCACGCCGACGATATCGCGCCCGGCGTACGCCGAGACCGATACGCGGTCACGGTCGGTGAGGTCGACACCGACCTTAGCGTTGAGGTCGTAGAAGTAAAACTTGTCCGGGATGCCGTCCTGATCCAGGTTCTCGCGCAGCGTTGCCAGGAGCGGCTCCAGCGTGGAGCGCCGCGCGTTGAAGGAGTACGAGCTCCGCCCCACGCCCGGGACAGGTCCTTCGATGCCGACCCGGCTCGCCAGAAGCCCAACCGAAACGTTGCCGTGGGTCTCGTTGCGGTTGCCGTCTCGGTTGTAGATGTCGATCACCGAGCCCAGGCGTCCTCCGTAGGTCGTCGGGTACGCCCCTTTATAGAGGCGCACGTCTTTGATCGCGTCCGTGTTGAACGTGCTGAAAAAGCCGAAGAAGTGCGTCGGGTTGTAAACCGTCGTGCCGTCTAGGAGGATCAGCGTCTGGTCCGGGCTACCGCCGCGGATGTATAGGCCGCTGGAGAAGTCGCTGGAGGACTTCACGCCCGGCAGCAGTTGGATCGCGCGGAAAAGGTCCGCCTCGAACGCCGTCGGGAGGTCCTTGACGAGCCGGATCGGCACGTCGATCGTGCCCACCGCCGCGGCCTGCTCGATGGGCTCGTCGGCCTCGACCACCACCTCACCCAGCGAGGCCTCTGGCGCGAGGTCGATGTCGATCCGCTGCGTCTCGCCAGAGGCCAGCGCGATGCGGCGCGTCAGCGTCTGGTACCCGATAAACGAGTAGCGGAGCGTCAGCGAGTCCGCGGGCAGGCTGCCCAGCGTATAAAACCCCTGGACGTTCGTGGCCGACCCACGCCCGGCCGCGGAGCCGTCCACGACCACGACGTTGGCACCGATCAGCGTCTCGCCAGAGGCGGCGTCGCGCACGAACCCGTTGACAGATTGGGCGCCCGCGGAAGCGGCGAGGAGGAGGAAACAACCGACGACGAGAGCGCGCATGCGAGAGCTGGAAACCGTGGGGGATGGACGCAGCCCCACGTGACATGGGTACGCGCGCTGGGCGGAGAACGCGAGAACTCGCCTCTGGCGAGACGCGAAACGCCCGCACTTCGTGCGCGTGTCAGACCAAGCTCACGCGAAGGCGTGCGCCAGAGGCCCGTTCTAGCTTTCCCGAAACACCCGACGCCCCATGCCGACTTACCGCTACCGCCGCGCCGACGGCACCACCTTCGAGCACTTCCAAAAGATGTCTGACGACGCCCTGACGCAGGACCCGGAGACCGGAGAGCCCGTCGAGCGCGTGATCTCCGGTGGCGCCGGCCTGCAGTTCAAAGGCTCCGGCTTCTACCTGACGGACTACGTCAAGAAAAGCGGCGGCGAGGACAAGAAGGCCTCTGGCGACGCGAAGCCGGCCAAGGCAGAAAAGGCCACCGCGAAGCCCGCAGCGAAACCCAGCACGAGCAGCTCCGACTAGAGACCGCGCGCGTCCGATGTAGCCTGGACGCGTTGCTCGCCGTGCACCGCCAGAGGCCTCTGGCGCACAAGCAAAGCGCCCACCTGGAGATCCGGGTGGGCGCTGTTTCGTTCGGCGGACGCCAGAGGCTAGTCGCGGAACTTCTTGATCCAACCGTCAGCCTTCTTAGCGACGACGCCGGTCACGGCGACCTTGACGGCGTCGCTCATCACGTCGGCGAAGTCTTTCGCCTTGTCGACGCCTTCCTCGGCGGCTTCGCCTGCGCGCTCAGCGACGTGCTCGGCGGCTTCCTTCAATGCGACCGCGGCGGCAGCCAGGGCTGCTGCGGAGGCGGTTGCGGCGTCGCCAGCGGTGTGCTTGGCTTCGGCGTACGATCCTTTCGCCTGCTTCTGAAGCACCTTCGCGCGCTTCTCGACGCGCTCGGTCAGGGTCGGAGGCTCAGGATCGGGCGACATCGCGATAAGCAAACGACCGACTACGAGGCCGACGCCGCTGGCGGCGAGAAGCGCCAGGCCGGGGTGCGCCTCTGCCCACTGCTTCACCTTCTCGACGGGGCTGTCGCTCGCGTAATCGTCGGGCATCTCGTATTCCCCCGGCGTAGGCATGGCGACGCGGCCTGGAGCGGGCGAGGCTGAGCCAGAAACGGCCTGCTTGGCAGGCTCAGCCGAACCGGTGGGCACAACGGGAGCGGTATCGGTAACGGGCTCGGGGCCGCCAGCCGTCTTGTCGGAGCCGACGTTGGCGCGGTCCGCGAGAGGCTCGTCGGTGGAATCGGTGTTGGGGTTCGAAGTGGCCATGGTGAGAGGGAGAGTTCGGAGATGGGGGCCCTTGGGAGGGCGGTAAAAGGTGGTACGCCATCTCTCTCGGATCGTTTCTCGAAGAGCGTGCGTGATGCCGTACGCCTCGGCGAGAGCAGGCCTACCGAAGGCATAGAGCCTGTCTCGACGCGCCAGAGGCCGCGCGGGGCTCTTGCGCGAGGTGTCGCGCAACGTGACCGAATGGAGCGGCTGACTCGTAGATTGCCGAATCACCGGTCCCGCTCATGCCTTCTCGTACCTACGTCGCACAGCGCCCCGGCGCCTTTGGAGGCCTTGTCCAGGCGCGGGACCTCGCGGGCTACCAGTTGGAGGCCCTCCCGTCGGTCAACATCCGCGATTACTACTTCGACACGGAGGACGCGGAGTTGCTGCGGCAGGGCATGTGCCTGCGCGTCCGCGAGCAAGGCGGCGAGCGGCGCGCCCTTCTGCGTGGCGTCCGGCCGGACGACCCGAGGCTGGAGATCGAGGCGACCCTGGACGGCCCGCACACCGAGGTGTTCGACACTCCCAGAGGACTGCTCCATGAAGCGCTCGAATCGCTCGTCGGCGGTAGCGCGCCGGGACTGGTGGAGCCGTTGCATCCCCTGATCCGATTCCGGCAGTACCGCACCCCCCGGATGGCGTACGACGGCACCCGCCTTCTCGGCCTGCTCTCGTTCGACGTGGTCGTGATCGAGTTGCCCGAGGGGCCGTACGCGACCAACGAATTGGACATCGAGCTATCAGACGCGGGGCACGAAGCCGACCTGTACGCCCTCGACCCGTTGCTCCGAGAAGGTGGCCTCGTACCGGTCGCGCTTACCAAGTTCGAGCGTGGCGTGATGCGCCTCCCCCGCTCCTTGACGGAGCCCTTGTTGCTGCTGCCCGACGAGCGCGAGGCGCTTGAGATCCTCGCGGAGTCGGACCAGGCTCTCCACCGCCGCCGCGCGCGTGTGCTCCTGCTCGACGCCAGAGGCTTCCGCTCGTCCACGATCGCGAACCAGGTCGAACTCAGCACGGCGCGCGTGAGGCACTGGAAGCAGCAATTCCGGGAACAGCGGATGGCCATTTTCGAGATGCAAACCCGAGCGCCCGCCTCCGACCACCACGCGTACCGCGTGTCGGAGATGATGGCCGGTGGCGCGGAGGCCGTCGCGCCGGTGGCGATCTCGCCCGACCGCGTCCCCCCGATGGACTCGGCTCCGCGCCCCAAATCTGCGCGCGCCGAGGTTCCGTCCGAGCCCCAGGCCTCTGGCGACGGCGCCCCCCCGATGCGTCCCGAGATCGCGCTGCCGTCCGGAGAGGTCAGCGACATCGAGGATCTTCTCGCCCTGTTTCAGCCCGGCGAAACGACGACACCCATCCTCCACGACCCCGTGGACGAAGACGGCGTCCCCGAGCCCGACGCAGAGCCGCACGAGGCCTCTGGCGATGTGGCGGAGCCCGCACTCACGGAGCCCGCCGCGACGCCAGACGACCGGGAGAGCGTTCCGGGACTTCGAGTCGAAGCGCCGGAGTCAGCATCGCCCCCAGAAGTACGGCCCTCGCCGACGGTCCACTCCGTTGCTCGCTCGGCCGTCTCGCCGATCGGGCTGACCGCAGCGGAGACCGCGCCAGAGGCCTCTGGCGACCGGCCCACGGCCCGACGTCCCCGCATCCAGCCCGACGATTCCATTTTGGAGGCGGCGCTGCAGATCCTCTCGTACCACTTCGGCCAACTCGGGTGGTGCGCGGCAGACCTGGACCGGCCACGAGGGCCGTTCCGGCTGCTGCTGGCGGTGCACCGCGTCCGCCTTTCGCTGGAGGTCTTCGAGCCCATCTTGCCCCGCGAGACGGTCGAATCGCTGCACCGCGGGCTCCGGCGCCTCGCGTACGGACTCAACCACACGTTCGACCTCGAACGACTGATCGAAGACAACCCCGGGGATGACGCCATCGAGTTGCGCCGCCAGAGG carries:
- a CDS encoding fasciclin domain-containing protein: MKTLLSLFLGLTLLAGCSSSSEMEMDANAGVMVGGSMMLPTQNLVQNASGASNLTTLVAAVTAADLGATLSGPGPFTVFAPPNSAFAALPAGTVDNLLKAENKAQLTAVLTYHVVPGRLSAADLRDGQMLTTVNGAQLQVRKMDGKVMVGGATVTQANVYASNGVAHVIDKVLLP
- a CDS encoding DNA polymerase domain-containing protein; translated protein: MTAPERENVPDVSGADALPPEALSPEEDALLYGHDLTERIVALHPVGPGTMRVYRRTPEDAVTWEDERYHPFFLLDDIDLLKGFPRDRFQFQPLAGSNAYQWLVVFPDAGSYWDARRHIQQASDTQKERPDAIYFVGGPEQQYLMQTGRTLFKGMELHDLHRLQFDLEVYSERGFPQAEVPEHRIILVALSDNRGWSRVVGGPLMDEQSVLEETLELMRERDPDVIEGHNVFGFDLPYLAARCRRHGVPLALGRDGSEPRSFPSSMRFAERQIEFEAVEIAGRHIVDTLFQVMSFDVFSRDLPNYTLKGVAKYFGFAPEGRTYIEGEDIAQTWREDPQRLIDYALDDVIETAAIAEHLSGSTFYLTQMVPMPYGQCARSGPASKIESLFVRGYLHARHSVPRAEAGSQIVGGYTDVFMTGVVGPVVYADVESLYPSIMLNYGVQPRRDALGIFPRLLQRLTDLRFVTKRAMREASGENETRELDARQTAYKNIINSFYGNMGFGFAAFNDFAEADRVAATGQKLLRQIMALIRDRGGRIVEVDTDGVLFVPPPEAQSASGDAERAFVSALSEKMPEGIRIGFDGRFERMLSFKKKTYALLGYDGTLKVKGSSLVSRSTERFGRRFVRRAIELLLAEDVAALHALYLNHRQRIIAHDWDGVASFQRIETLKQPLARYERDVRDGKRNRPASYELAKQRAEATGEPVRIGDRIAFYIAGGGGRVFEAAKLASEWDPADPDEDTAHYIGRLDQFASKFSAFFETDHAFRQVFSEEDLFGFDARGIRLAVRERAPEDVTDDVPF
- a CDS encoding DUF4249 family protein, whose product is MTPFFSFRQRLTPTAAPLARAVAAVLLLLVAKGCDLSGPDYEEQIVVSAILEVGEPLRAVTLSRTTALGGTSGATPPVTDASITISLLDASGAPEAEYAYAHIGGGRYVTDDSTSITLPGRTYAFRADVPGRPLITARTTTPEAVTLAEDVAPEVTYLQGFNGLGPSFRVRSGAAASGDQNVFLIGISADAIDDYEVYQRDDESFGLRRQFVEGRFGPTADAASFIDGIDCEPLGNGAYDCDFLPEDIAGGESPLLNEESYVRNGDGTLTVIVPWLAVSFFGPHTFTLNSLDPALVAFISTQSVQFNPTTISPGEIPNVTTNIENDSGLGVFGSFARTSVTTTIVP
- a CDS encoding TonB-dependent receptor, which produces MRALVVGCFLLLAASAGAQSVNGFVRDAASGETLIGANVVVVDGSAAGRGSATNVQGFYTLGSLPADSLTLRYSFIGYQTLTRRIALASGETQRIDIDLAPEASLGEVVVEADEPIEQAAAVGTIDVPIRLVKDLPTAFEADLFRAIQLLPGVKSSSDFSSGLYIRGGSPDQTLILLDGTTVYNPTHFFGFFSTFNTDAIKDVRLYKGAYPTTYGGRLGSVIDIYNRDGNRNETHGNVSVGLLASRVGIEGPVPGVGRSSYSFNARRSTLEPLLATLRENLDQDGIPDKFYFYDLNAKVGVDLTDRDRVSVSAYAGRDIVGVPFGENSQFDLDYGNRTLSASYNRILGETTFLQTRATASRYFSLPEALVFGTEFTNTNTVTDYSGRVDLEWLPSEKLEVSTGAWGGHFRLDYKQTFNEQVQIDFTSPSGYGSGYVQAKVRPTPQWILTGGLRAQYFSRGDYLRFSPQAQIERKLGSDTVVQLAAGRYHQFLSLISNEAFSGFDTWVTVGQGVVPQESEQMVLGLKTRVGKAYRLDVELYGRLLRDLFDQRPGVQDVSGLDYDELFRVGEGYAYGAEILLEKGLGRATGLIGYTLGVTRRRYPGEFGFEDFFAPKYDRLHDLNIVASYDLGKGWSATAVGKYATGQAYTSADASYTVSDVPFLEDGELDGLYTTALNNARLPPYHRVDVGFKRVGRFFGVGDYELQLQAINVYSRRNIWFPTYDFDTDPITVDFVRQLPFLPNVSFSLDF
- a CDS encoding CYTH domain-containing protein is translated as MPSRTYVAQRPGAFGGLVQARDLAGYQLEALPSVNIRDYYFDTEDAELLRQGMCLRVREQGGERRALLRGVRPDDPRLEIEATLDGPHTEVFDTPRGLLHEALESLVGGSAPGLVEPLHPLIRFRQYRTPRMAYDGTRLLGLLSFDVVVIELPEGPYATNELDIELSDAGHEADLYALDPLLREGGLVPVALTKFERGVMRLPRSLTEPLLLLPDEREALEILAESDQALHRRRARVLLLDARGFRSSTIANQVELSTARVRHWKQQFREQRMAIFEMQTRAPASDHHAYRVSEMMAGGAEAVAPVAISPDRVPPMDSAPRPKSARAEVPSEPQASGDGAPPMRPEIALPSGEVSDIEDLLALFQPGETTTPILHDPVDEDGVPEPDAEPHEASGDVAEPALTEPAATPDDRESVPGLRVEAPESASPPEVRPSPTVHSVARSAVSPIGLTAAETAPEASGDRPTARRPRIQPDDSILEAALQILSYHFGQLGWCAADLDRPRGPFRLLLAVHRVRLSLEVFEPILPRETVESLHRGLRRLAYGLNHTFDLERLIEDNPGDDAIELRRQRSLDSLRTVLQGHSFESWIGRAQRLVERLASQQRAGVETPDDAPHVWDDYVADPGVIPGRTRVRHLLGSALWQRIEALISWEKDGAAPEADVAYHLALACSGIRFVLGIAETTAPGPVRQADAILDRAEARLMSLHLSRETTPEAERQRELHETWAELRGPELRHAFAETLVAL
- a CDS encoding FmdB family zinc ribbon protein — encoded protein: MPTYRYRRADGTTFEHFQKMSDDALTQDPETGEPVERVISGGAGLQFKGSGFYLTDYVKKSGGEDKKASGDAKPAKAEKATAKPAAKPSTSSSD